A single genomic interval of Helianthus annuus cultivar XRQ/B chromosome 13, HanXRQr2.0-SUNRISE, whole genome shotgun sequence harbors:
- the LOC110898422 gene encoding protein RETICULATA-RELATED 4, chloroplastic, which yields MSAAAMSATRFTSSKDYTRFNHRIPIQSLHFNPNHSLSIRTNRHLRHSFSLKHDNNNHRHKFPILLAFSGDDGGVGHGNNGGGGGGGGGGDGHGHGGGGGNEKEVLMVLAEVGRTLDGIPADLAAAVRAGRIPGSVVKRFLELEKSPFMRWLLQFGGFKERLLADDLFLAKVAMECGVGMFTKTLAEYEKRKENFSKELEIVFADVVMAVIADFMLVYLPAPTVSLRPPISVNAGRIAKFFYNCPDNAFQTALGGTTYTLLQRLGAIARNGTKLFAVGTASSLVGTIMTNTLINAKKAVQKSSDDDLENIPVLATSVGYGVYMAVSSNLRYQLLAGVVEQRFLEPLLHQHKLLLSAACFIVRTGNTYLGSLLWVDYARLVGLQKAHDVAEA from the exons ATGTCCGCGGCGGCGATGTCAGCCACGCGCTTCACCTCTTCCAAAGACTACACCAGATTCAACCACCGCATCCCAATCCAATCACTCCACTTCAACCCAAATCACTCCCTTTCAATCCGTACCAACCGACATCTTCGTCATTCTTTCTCATTAAAACATGACAACAACAACCACCGCCACAAGTTTCCGATACTACTCGCATTCTCCGGTGACGATGGCGGCGTTGGACACGGGAACAACGGCGGCGGCGGAGGAGGCGGCGGCGGGGGTGATGGTCATGgtcatggtggtggtggtgggaatGAGAAGGAGGTGTTGATGGTGTTGGCGGAGGTTGGGAGGACGTTGGATGGGATTCCGGCGGATCTAGCGGCGGCGGTTAGGGCGGGGAGGATACCGGGATCTGTTGTGAAGAGGTTTTTGGAGCTTGAAAAGTCGCCGTTTATGAGATGGTTGCTTCAGTTTGGTGGGTTTAAAGAAAGGTTGCTTGCTGATGATCTTTTCTTGGCCAAAGTTGCTATGGAATGTGGTGTTGGTATGTTTACTAAg ACTCTCGCAGAGTATGAAAAACGCAAAGAAAATTTCTCCAAGGAGCTGGAAATTGTTTTTGCAGATGTG GTGATGGCTGTAATTGCGGATTTCATGCTTGTTTACCTTCCCGCCCCTACTGTGTCTCTTCGACCACCAATATCCGTAAATGCAGGGCGTATTGCCAAGTTCTTTTATAACTGTCCTGATAACGCATTCCAG ACTGCTTTGGGTGGAACAACATATACATTACTTCAGCGATTGGGTGCTATAGCT CGTAACGGGACGAAGCTTTTTGCAGTGGGCACTGCATCGTCACTG GTTGGCACGATTATGACAAATACACTGATAAACGCTAAAAAGGCGGTTCAGAAATCTTCTGACGATGACCTCGAGAACATTCCTGTTTTAGCCACCAGCGTGggatacggtgtttatatggcgGTTTCTAGCAATCTCCG GTACCAACTTCTGGCAGGTGTAGTTGAACAACGGTTTTTAGAACCATTGTTACACCAGCACAAGTTACTGTTAAGTGCAGCCTGCTTTATTGTTCGGACAGGAAACACATATTTGGGTTCATTATT GTGGGTGGATTATGCGCGTTTGGTCGGGCTTCAAAAGGCTCATGATGTGGCGGAAGCTTAG